In Thermococcus thioreducens, a genomic segment contains:
- a CDS encoding carbon-nitrogen hydrolase family protein: MKVALIPMKVEVGNFEANWREFEKRFKESIEHAPDFVVFPEYCLTGFEEWDFSGAELYGEIVERVSSLAREAGVYIVFGLLEPHKNCVYNSALLIGQDGRVILKHRKFQEPMKFCTGNTVRTARTEFGKAAIIICGDLYNKRIAKWVRRKKPDFIFVPMEYSPDYGEPNEEDVKAMSERAELLGVRTFIVNSSPPGGAWVFSSDGKLVASSDGDGTLVVEVHAKGIKFPSQSSDRW; the protein is encoded by the coding sequence ATGAAGGTAGCTCTAATCCCGATGAAGGTTGAGGTTGGGAACTTTGAGGCCAACTGGAGAGAGTTTGAGAAGCGCTTTAAAGAGTCCATAGAGCACGCCCCTGACTTCGTTGTCTTCCCAGAGTACTGTTTAACTGGCTTCGAGGAGTGGGACTTCAGCGGGGCGGAGCTTTACGGCGAGATAGTTGAGCGCGTAAGCTCACTCGCAAGAGAAGCAGGCGTTTACATAGTCTTTGGTCTTCTCGAACCCCACAAAAACTGCGTCTACAACTCTGCCCTTCTCATAGGCCAGGACGGAAGAGTTATTCTCAAGCACCGCAAGTTCCAGGAGCCGATGAAGTTCTGCACCGGCAACACAGTAAGGACTGCAAGAACTGAGTTTGGAAAGGCCGCGATAATCATCTGCGGCGACCTCTATAACAAGAGGATAGCGAAGTGGGTTCGGAGAAAGAAGCCGGACTTCATTTTCGTGCCGATGGAGTACTCGCCGGACTACGGCGAGCCAAACGAGGAGGATGTGAAGGCAATGTCCGAGCGGGCTGAACTCCTCGGTGTTAGGACATTCATAGTCAACAGCTCACCGCCGGGCGGGGCTTGGGTTTTCAGTTCCGATGGAAAGCTCGTGGCATCGTCAGATGGGGATGGAACGCTGGTTGTGGAAGTGCATGCCAAAGGTATTAAGTTCCCATCGCAAAGCTCAGACCGGTGGTAG
- a CDS encoding 6-hydroxymethylpterin diphosphokinase MptE-like protein: MEWKEWEPFYMRIVREMGYSAEEDRGAAELLRALLLEGDDYILRDELAAVVGRKAYVFGCGPSLEKALAEHDFSDGTLIAADGATSALLDAGLLPDIVVTDLDGRIPDLKLANDRGAFMVIHAHGDNVEKMAVYVPMFSRILGTCQTEPLDIVYNFGGFTDGDRAAFLAEELGAREIVLVGFDFGEIVGRWSKPGLRAHSPVWESKRKKFEFARELLEWLEKNGRARLKYLTPDE; this comes from the coding sequence ATGGAGTGGAAAGAGTGGGAGCCGTTCTATATGAGGATCGTCCGCGAGATGGGCTACTCCGCTGAGGAAGATCGGGGGGCAGCGGAGCTGTTGAGGGCACTGCTGCTTGAGGGGGACGACTATATCCTGAGGGACGAGCTGGCGGCCGTCGTCGGGAGAAAGGCCTACGTCTTTGGCTGTGGTCCAAGTCTGGAGAAGGCACTGGCGGAGCACGACTTCTCCGATGGGACGCTGATAGCGGCCGATGGGGCAACCTCCGCACTCCTTGATGCCGGCCTTCTTCCAGATATAGTGGTTACGGACCTCGACGGCAGGATTCCTGACTTAAAGCTGGCCAACGACAGGGGGGCCTTTATGGTAATCCACGCCCACGGGGACAACGTGGAGAAGATGGCCGTTTACGTACCGATGTTTTCGAGGATACTCGGAACCTGCCAGACGGAGCCTCTGGACATAGTTTACAACTTCGGAGGCTTTACCGACGGCGACAGGGCCGCTTTTCTGGCCGAAGAGCTGGGTGCGAGGGAGATAGTTCTGGTCGGCTTCGACTTCGGCGAGATCGTGGGGAGGTGGAGCAAACCGGGCCTTCGAGCGCACTCGCCGGTCTGGGAGAGCAAGAGGAAGAAGTTTGAGTTTGCTAGGGAACTGCTGGAGTGGCTGGAGAAGAATGGAAGGGCGAGGCTAAAGTATCTGACTCCCGATGAGTAG
- a CDS encoding nitroreductase family protein, translating to MRVLELAKRRKTVRQFLPERPSKDDLMKAIKAAKEAPSGMNAQPWKFVIIDDDWLKGKIRELCEEEEKKSYSRTKGDLMAWLNAKGFKPEKPFLSEAPYLILVFGHTRAPYWLQSTWIAVGYLLLALEELGLGTVTYTPPNPKPIEELLKAPPEYKLQTILPVGYPADPKPKYERKKLEDVVSFNGF from the coding sequence ATGCGCGTTCTTGAGCTGGCAAAGAGGAGGAAGACAGTGAGGCAGTTTCTTCCAGAGAGGCCCTCAAAGGATGATTTAATGAAAGCCATCAAGGCGGCAAAGGAAGCGCCGAGCGGTATGAACGCCCAGCCATGGAAGTTCGTAATCATCGATGACGACTGGCTCAAGGGGAAGATAAGGGAGCTCTGCGAGGAGGAAGAGAAAAAGTCCTACTCCAGAACCAAGGGCGACCTGATGGCCTGGCTAAACGCGAAGGGGTTCAAGCCGGAGAAGCCCTTCCTGAGCGAGGCCCCCTACCTAATCCTCGTCTTCGGACACACCAGAGCCCCCTACTGGCTCCAGTCAACGTGGATAGCCGTCGGATACCTTCTCCTTGCGCTCGAAGAGCTCGGCCTCGGAACGGTGACCTACACACCACCGAATCCTAAGCCAATCGAAGAGCTCCTGAAGGCCCCTCCGGAATACAAGCTCCAGACAATACTTCCAGTCGGCTATCCAGCCGACCCAAAGCCCAAATACGAGAGAAAGAAGCTGGAGGACGTTGTGTCCTTCAACGGCTTCTGA
- a CDS encoding MBL fold metallo-hydrolase, which produces MIVYFIGTGGSEGIPAHLCTCPTCNEARKLGFAQRLPSTVAIITENRKAVLFDVGTDIRDFLNVPLEAIFLTHWHHDHIYGLYKLRWMAMETPLYAPAGHADALILREPKNLQPRTIKPFEGIELDTLRITALKLNHQVETLGYLIEENGKRVALIYDTKGLPEETWEFLKAKAPLRLAIVDATYPPGTDDPYHNNVDEAAEIGLEPAERTVLSHISHKNLPFLQLTEYVRKRWGNRVLVAYDGMVFYV; this is translated from the coding sequence TTGATAGTCTACTTCATCGGCACCGGCGGAAGCGAGGGGATTCCTGCTCATCTATGCACCTGTCCGACATGCAACGAGGCAAGAAAGCTCGGCTTCGCCCAGAGGCTGCCCTCAACGGTGGCAATAATCACCGAAAACCGAAAGGCGGTGCTGTTCGACGTTGGAACCGACATAAGGGACTTCCTGAACGTTCCGCTGGAGGCGATTTTCCTCACCCACTGGCACCACGACCACATCTATGGCCTCTACAAGCTCAGATGGATGGCGATGGAAACGCCGCTTTACGCCCCTGCGGGCCACGCCGATGCGCTAATCCTCCGCGAGCCCAAGAACCTCCAGCCGAGAACGATAAAACCTTTCGAGGGGATTGAACTCGACACCCTTAGAATCACCGCCCTAAAGCTCAACCATCAGGTTGAGACCCTCGGATACCTCATAGAGGAGAACGGTAAGAGGGTGGCCCTTATCTACGACACCAAGGGCCTCCCAGAGGAGACGTGGGAGTTTTTAAAAGCTAAGGCCCCGCTCAGACTGGCGATAGTTGACGCAACCTATCCCCCAGGGACCGACGACCCCTACCACAACAACGTTGACGAGGCGGCTGAGATAGGGCTTGAGCCCGCCGAGAGGACCGTCCTCAGCCACATCTCCCACAAAAACCTGCCCTTCCTCCAGCTGACCGAGTACGTGAGGAAGAGGTGGGGGAACAGGGTTCTCGTCGCCTACGACGGCATGGTGTTCTACGTCTAA
- a CDS encoding Mut7-C RNAse domain-containing protein, translated as MRFIADMMLGRLARWLRLYGYDTLYGVEDDDEIIRVALEEERVVLTRDSGLAGRAKRLGLKVIPLNSNSLEEQIRELKEHGIEFRELFPPNARCPKCNGLIRPISRDEVRGKVPESVYQKYDEFYVCQNCGQIYWPGRQWREMLRIDEKLRRV; from the coding sequence ATGAGGTTCATAGCGGACATGATGCTCGGCCGGCTCGCGAGGTGGCTCCGGCTGTACGGCTACGACACGCTCTACGGCGTTGAGGACGACGATGAGATAATCAGGGTGGCCCTTGAGGAGGAGCGCGTTGTCCTTACCAGGGATTCTGGCTTAGCCGGGAGGGCGAAGAGGCTTGGCCTGAAGGTAATTCCCCTGAACTCAAACTCCCTGGAGGAGCAGATAAGGGAGCTTAAGGAGCACGGCATTGAGTTCAGGGAGCTGTTTCCTCCCAACGCGCGCTGTCCGAAGTGCAACGGTCTCATCCGGCCGATTTCCAGGGATGAAGTTAGAGGCAAGGTTCCCGAGAGCGTCTATCAAAAATACGACGAGTTCTACGTCTGCCAAAACTGCGGTCAGATTTACTGGCCGGGGAGGCAGTGGAGGGAAATGCTTAGGATAGACGAAAAGCTGAGGAGGGTTTAA
- a CDS encoding class I SAM-dependent methyltransferase produces the protein MEPMFRDLGATFEPTYREKLWMYDPRTEVGRKRREKQKALLENFLPIEGGRALDIGCGMGSRPLPLKNLASKSLG, from the coding sequence GTGGAGCCGATGTTCAGGGACCTCGGGGCCACGTTCGAGCCAACCTATAGGGAAAAGCTCTGGATGTACGACCCGAGGACGGAAGTTGGGAGAAAGAGAAGGGAGAAGCAGAAAGCCCTACTTGAGAATTTTCTCCCCATAGAGGGCGGCAGGGCTCTGGATATTGGCTGCGGCATGGGATCTCGACCTTTGCCCTTGAAGAACTTGGCTTCGAAGTCGTTGGGATAG
- a CDS encoding LSm family protein, translating to MGEKQYLLDRTLEAWKGKRVALAVSNEHSFTGILEDFDEEVVLIRDVSDIAGNKAKALVVKIEDMNWIMLL from the coding sequence ATGGGCGAGAAGCAGTACCTGCTGGACAGGACCCTTGAGGCGTGGAAGGGCAAAAGGGTGGCTTTGGCGGTTAGCAACGAGCACTCCTTTACCGGAATCCTCGAAGACTTCGACGAGGAGGTCGTACTGATCCGTGACGTCTCCGACATAGCTGGAAACAAGGCAAAGGCGCTGGTGGTCAAGATAGAGGACATGAACTGGATAATGCTCCTGTGA
- a CDS encoding type II toxin-antitoxin system VapC family toxin, protein MIYIDTSVFYHYTTNGEFADFAEEILTSTEPKITSDTVVDEFLFIAIRREVKRNFGISSILSPKKRLVKNEELLEFVYETGKRALAVLDRFDVMVIPDSRDWAKILVLMRFYKLLPHDARIIATALEYGAKKVATFDRDFEVAGEIVELVPSSFWKSTLP, encoded by the coding sequence GTGATATACATTGACACGAGCGTTTTCTACCACTACACCACCAACGGAGAGTTTGCTGATTTCGCCGAAGAGATACTAACCTCAACCGAGCCGAAGATAACTTCGGACACTGTAGTTGATGAGTTTCTCTTTATTGCTATTAGGCGTGAGGTCAAAAGGAACTTTGGTATAAGCTCCATTCTCAGCCCCAAAAAGAGGCTCGTAAAAAATGAGGAGCTCCTCGAATTTGTTTACGAAACAGGGAAGCGAGCGCTTGCGGTTCTAGATAGGTTCGACGTCATGGTCATTCCAGATTCCCGTGACTGGGCAAAAATCCTGGTTCTAATGAGGTTCTACAAACTCTTGCCCCACGACGCAAGAATAATAGCCACTGCCCTCGAATATGGAGCAAAGAAGGTTGCAACTTTCGACAGGGACTTTGAAGTAGCGGGGGAAATAGTGGAGCTAGTCCCAAGCTCATTCTGGAAGTCTACTCTTCCCTAA
- a CDS encoding molybdopterin-guanine dinucleotide biosynthesis protein MobB produces the protein MRAVAFVGFKKSGKTTAVEAVAKVLKEKGYRVAVAKSMHADFDREGSDTWKFSRIADTVVVRAHDTDAVLFRAGDVNALFSMVNADFLLLEGFKSLRHVPKVICARDADEVRELNDGLAIAVSGVIASTGVGEVEGLPVIDATKEPEKLADIVERRAFMLPNIDCGMCGFKCAEMARMIVNGEKTLKDCVVLSQKPKVTVKIDGQILPMKDWVQELVEKTIRGMLSSMKGYREGKRIEIVIREE, from the coding sequence ATGAGGGCGGTTGCCTTTGTGGGTTTCAAAAAGAGCGGAAAGACGACGGCCGTTGAAGCCGTCGCTAAAGTGCTGAAGGAGAAAGGTTACCGTGTTGCCGTAGCGAAGAGCATGCACGCCGATTTTGACAGGGAAGGAAGCGACACCTGGAAGTTTTCGCGGATCGCTGATACCGTCGTGGTTCGAGCCCATGACACCGACGCGGTGCTCTTCAGGGCCGGGGACGTAAACGCTCTCTTCTCCATGGTCAACGCCGACTTCCTCCTGCTTGAGGGCTTCAAGTCCCTCCGGCACGTCCCCAAGGTGATATGCGCGAGGGACGCAGATGAAGTCAGAGAGCTCAACGACGGCCTAGCTATAGCGGTGAGCGGGGTTATAGCCTCAACCGGTGTTGGGGAGGTGGAAGGCCTTCCCGTGATAGATGCCACCAAAGAGCCAGAAAAGCTCGCCGATATCGTGGAGAGGAGGGCCTTCATGCTCCCCAACATAGACTGCGGCATGTGTGGATTCAAGTGTGCCGAGATGGCGAGGATGATAGTCAATGGCGAGAAAACCCTGAAGGACTGCGTCGTCCTCAGCCAGAAACCGAAAGTAACCGTCAAGATAGACGGGCAGATACTGCCGATGAAGGACTGGGTGCAGGAGCTGGTCGAGAAGACGATAAGGGGCATGCTGTCGAGCATGAAGGGCTACCGCGAGGGGAAGAGGATAGAGATAGTAATTAGGGAAGAGTAG
- a CDS encoding CDC48 family AAA ATPase — MAEKREVKLKVASAYQRDVGRGIVRIDRKAMREIGVQSGDIIEIIGTKNTAAVVWPAYPEDEGLSIIRMDGTIRKNAGVGLGDEVTVRKAEVKEAKKVIVAPTEPIRFGHDFVEWFHSRLVGRPVVRGDYIKVGILGQELTFVVTATTPAGIVQITEFTEFQVSEKPVKEVSKTAALGVTYEDIGGLKDVIQKVREMIELPLKHPEIFEKLGIEPPKGVLLYGPPGTGKTLLAKAVANEANAHFIAINGPEIMSKYYGESEERLREVFKEAEENAPAIIFIDEIDAIAPKREETHGEVEKRVVSQLLTLMDGLKSRGKVIVIAATNRPDAIDPALRRPGRFDRELEVGVPDKAGRKEILQIHTRGMPIEPEFRKGKVIGILEELERNDAYRESAERALMKVKNARDEEIPEILRGVDERLYDEVKARLIDGLLEELAEVTHGFVGADLAALAREAAMAALRRLIKEGKIDFEAEHIPKEVLEELRVTRKDFYEALKMVEPSALREVLLEVPNVRWDDIGGLEEVKEELKEAVEWPLKYPEAFLGLGITPPKGILLYGPPGTGKTLLAKAVANESEANFIAIKGPEVLSKWVGESEKNIREIFRKARQAAPTVIFIDEIDAIAPARGSDMSRVTDRLINQLLTEMDGIERNSGVVVIAATNRPDILDPALLRPGRFDRLILVPAPDEKARLEIFKVHTRRVPLAEDVSPEELAKRTEGYTGADIEAVVREAAMLAMRRALQEGIIRPGMKADEIRGKVKVTMKDFEEAMKKIGPSVSEETMDYYRKIQEQFKQSRG, encoded by the coding sequence CGGCCTCGGCGATGAGGTTACCGTGAGGAAGGCCGAGGTCAAGGAGGCGAAGAAGGTCATCGTTGCACCAACCGAGCCGATTCGCTTCGGCCACGACTTCGTTGAGTGGTTCCACAGCAGGCTCGTCGGAAGGCCGGTCGTCAGGGGTGACTACATCAAGGTCGGAATCCTCGGCCAGGAGCTGACCTTCGTAGTCACCGCGACAACTCCAGCCGGGATAGTCCAGATAACCGAGTTCACGGAGTTCCAGGTCAGCGAGAAACCTGTTAAGGAGGTCTCCAAGACCGCCGCCCTCGGAGTCACCTACGAGGACATAGGCGGCCTCAAGGACGTCATTCAGAAGGTCAGGGAGATGATAGAGCTCCCGCTCAAGCACCCGGAGATATTCGAGAAGCTCGGCATCGAGCCGCCCAAAGGTGTCTTACTCTACGGCCCGCCCGGAACCGGTAAGACCCTCCTAGCAAAGGCCGTCGCCAACGAGGCAAACGCCCACTTCATAGCCATCAACGGGCCAGAAATAATGAGCAAGTACTACGGCGAGAGTGAGGAGAGACTCAGGGAGGTCTTCAAGGAGGCTGAAGAGAACGCTCCAGCGATAATCTTCATAGACGAGATCGACGCGATAGCTCCAAAGAGGGAAGAGACCCACGGCGAGGTCGAGAAGAGAGTCGTCAGCCAGCTGCTCACGCTGATGGACGGCCTCAAGAGCAGGGGTAAGGTAATAGTTATTGCCGCCACCAACAGGCCGGACGCTATAGACCCGGCACTGAGGAGGCCAGGAAGGTTTGACCGCGAGCTTGAGGTCGGCGTCCCCGACAAGGCCGGCAGGAAAGAGATACTCCAGATACACACCAGGGGAATGCCCATCGAGCCGGAGTTCAGGAAGGGCAAGGTAATAGGGATACTGGAGGAGCTGGAGAGGAACGACGCCTACCGCGAGAGCGCCGAGAGGGCCCTGATGAAGGTCAAGAACGCGAGGGACGAGGAGATCCCGGAGATACTCAGGGGCGTAGACGAGAGGCTCTACGACGAGGTCAAGGCCAGGCTCATCGATGGACTTCTCGAAGAGCTGGCTGAAGTCACCCACGGCTTCGTCGGTGCCGACCTCGCAGCACTGGCGAGGGAGGCAGCGATGGCCGCTCTGAGAAGGCTCATCAAGGAGGGCAAGATCGACTTCGAGGCCGAGCACATACCCAAGGAGGTCCTTGAGGAGCTCAGGGTCACCAGGAAGGACTTCTACGAGGCCCTCAAGATGGTCGAGCCTTCCGCTCTGAGAGAGGTGCTCCTTGAGGTTCCGAACGTCCGCTGGGACGACATAGGCGGACTGGAGGAGGTCAAGGAGGAGCTGAAAGAGGCAGTGGAGTGGCCGCTCAAGTACCCGGAGGCCTTCCTCGGGCTCGGCATAACCCCACCGAAGGGCATACTCCTCTACGGCCCGCCGGGGACGGGTAAGACTCTCCTGGCCAAGGCCGTCGCCAACGAGAGCGAGGCCAACTTCATAGCCATCAAGGGCCCAGAGGTGCTCAGCAAGTGGGTGGGCGAGAGCGAAAAGAACATCAGGGAGATATTCAGGAAGGCCCGCCAGGCGGCTCCGACGGTGATATTCATCGACGAGATCGACGCCATAGCTCCAGCTAGAGGGAGCGATATGAGCCGCGTCACAGACAGGCTCATCAACCAGCTTTTAACAGAAATGGACGGCATAGAGCGCAACAGCGGTGTGGTCGTCATTGCCGCCACCAACAGGCCGGACATCCTTGACCCAGCACTTCTCAGGCCTGGACGCTTTGACAGGCTCATACTAGTCCCAGCTCCGGACGAGAAGGCCAGACTGGAGATATTCAAGGTGCACACGAGGAGGGTTCCGCTGGCAGAAGACGTCAGCCCCGAAGAGCTTGCCAAGAGAACAGAGGGCTACACCGGTGCGGACATCGAGGCGGTGGTGAGAGAGGCAGCGATGCTCGCCATGAGGAGAGCGCTCCAGGAGGGCATCATAAGGCCCGGCATGAAGGCCGACGAGATAAGGGGGAAGGTCAAGGTGACGATGAAGGACTTCGAGGAGGCCATGAAGAAGATAGGCCCCAGCGTGAGCGAGGAGACCATGGATTACTACAGGAAGATTCAGGAGCAGTTCAAGCAGTCACGCGGCTGA
- a CDS encoding TldD/PmbA family protein: MEREIYRLREERKGVSLEGSLRPFARVREFTAVRLIENGKMGSALAEGSDEAEALRLARETLRFSSEEDYRLPTGCKSRWKRTFEVDVGDLAREFSALADELGNLSLSSTVELITRSFSVESTAGADVEGSYSFLRAELEIGGGLSFQVSAGSASKTELTEFIRPYLGLIDRLDEIAPPKGKVEAIFAPTPLYTLLLPPVLWKFRGRTAVSSPGMEAKEGEVLASPLVTVLDDPLDRDSLRHVKADDEGVRARKNFLIEKGIAKGLLWDSYTAWKAGRKSTGNGIRIEEGVFDGPHNLTLAPGRETLERMIEEVGKGFLALGLRGANALDPVTGNFSVVVTPALIIEGGEVKGFSRFELRGNVWGLLKTTTGVGSELTRVWLDEGLSLSLPFLRAEVVV; this comes from the coding sequence ATGGAGCGGGAGATTTACAGACTGCGTGAGGAGCGGAAGGGTGTCTCCCTTGAGGGAAGCCTCAGGCCCTTCGCCCGGGTTAGGGAGTTCACGGCGGTCAGGCTCATCGAGAACGGAAAAATGGGCTCGGCGCTTGCAGAGGGCAGTGATGAGGCTGAGGCCTTGAGGCTTGCCCGCGAGACACTTCGCTTTTCCAGTGAAGAGGACTACAGGCTCCCAACCGGCTGTAAATCCCGCTGGAAGAGGACGTTTGAAGTTGACGTTGGCGACCTTGCCAGAGAGTTCTCCGCGCTGGCCGACGAGCTGGGGAATCTTTCCCTCTCGAGTACGGTGGAGCTCATAACGAGGAGCTTCTCGGTGGAGAGCACCGCGGGAGCTGACGTTGAGGGTTCATACTCCTTCCTGAGGGCTGAGCTCGAAATCGGAGGCGGGCTTTCCTTTCAGGTTTCCGCGGGCTCGGCTTCAAAAACGGAACTGACTGAGTTCATCAGGCCTTATCTCGGGCTTATCGATAGGCTCGATGAAATCGCGCCCCCGAAGGGAAAAGTTGAAGCCATCTTTGCCCCGACGCCGCTTTACACCCTCCTTCTCCCCCCGGTCCTCTGGAAGTTTCGGGGAAGAACGGCAGTGAGCTCACCGGGAATGGAGGCGAAGGAAGGGGAAGTCCTGGCCTCGCCTCTCGTGACGGTTCTCGATGATCCGCTCGACAGGGATTCGCTCCGCCACGTTAAGGCGGACGATGAGGGAGTTAGGGCGAGGAAAAACTTCCTCATTGAGAAAGGCATTGCTAAAGGACTCCTATGGGACAGCTACACCGCCTGGAAGGCCGGGAGGAAGAGCACGGGCAACGGAATAAGAATAGAAGAGGGGGTTTTCGATGGCCCCCACAACCTGACGCTTGCACCGGGAAGAGAAACCCTTGAGCGGATGATAGAGGAGGTGGGGAAGGGCTTTTTGGCCCTCGGCCTCAGGGGGGCGAATGCACTCGACCCGGTGACGGGCAACTTTTCGGTTGTTGTAACTCCCGCCCTAATAATCGAAGGGGGTGAAGTTAAGGGTTTTTCTCGCTTTGAACTCAGGGGAAACGTCTGGGGACTGCTCAAAACCACCACTGGAGTGGGGAGTGAGCTCACAAGGGTGTGGCTCGACGAGGGTCTTTCGTTGTCTTTGCCATTTCTCCGGGCAGAGGTGGTGGTATGA
- a CDS encoding TldD/PmbA family protein produces the protein MDTKRALELALSVGAEYAEVREERVLKTEIVVSEGLRISRRILGGFGVRVLVDGSWGFSSVNSEKDLEWAIRNAVKLAGIQRGKVKLAEIKPVRDVVRSRMKRKPSEVPLEEKIELVKGLHSSLPADAVSRKVVKYSDFSGFKRLVTSEGTEIEWELTGVSFVADLAVSSGGRSAWLFDVSGSIERGFEAVDEILERIDQSIRGQLECFLRGKRPKLGKAPVLMAPYFAGMVAHEALGHLAEADQLPSTPLAKKLGEQIAPEFVSLSDGNVENGHGNDIYDEEGVPVRKVEILKDGIFNEPLVDRERAYGLGVSPNGHARAESYAFEPMVRMRNTYFEPGDYTFEELLAEVRRGYYLVRPGPGQTGLDSSFTVGVMEGYVIENGEIGEPIFNATASGRALDALPGIRGLGKELDFENTYCGRGQVVRVSMGGPHVLFERGIRVV, from the coding sequence GTGGACACTAAAAGGGCCCTGGAGCTTGCCCTCTCGGTGGGGGCTGAATACGCCGAGGTCAGGGAGGAGAGGGTTCTAAAGACGGAAATCGTGGTCTCCGAGGGGCTAAGGATTTCTCGGCGGATTCTCGGGGGCTTCGGTGTCAGGGTTCTCGTGGACGGCTCCTGGGGCTTCAGCTCAGTCAACTCCGAAAAAGACCTCGAATGGGCGATCAGGAACGCCGTGAAGCTTGCGGGAATCCAACGGGGGAAAGTTAAGCTGGCTGAGATCAAACCAGTCCGCGACGTCGTCAGGAGCAGGATGAAGAGAAAGCCTTCCGAGGTTCCGCTTGAGGAGAAGATTGAGCTCGTGAAGGGGCTTCACTCGTCCCTACCGGCTGATGCGGTCTCCCGCAAGGTTGTCAAGTACTCGGACTTCTCCGGGTTCAAGAGGCTCGTAACGAGCGAGGGAACGGAAATCGAGTGGGAGTTAACAGGGGTTTCCTTCGTGGCCGATTTAGCGGTCTCTTCCGGCGGGAGGAGCGCATGGCTCTTCGACGTGTCGGGTTCGATTGAGCGGGGCTTTGAAGCGGTGGACGAGATTCTTGAGAGAATAGACCAGTCCATCAGGGGCCAGCTGGAGTGCTTCCTCCGCGGAAAGAGGCCGAAGCTGGGGAAGGCTCCCGTTCTCATGGCACCCTATTTCGCGGGCATGGTAGCACACGAGGCCCTCGGCCACTTGGCTGAGGCGGATCAACTGCCGAGCACGCCTTTAGCCAAAAAGCTTGGAGAGCAGATTGCGCCGGAGTTCGTTAGCTTAAGCGACGGGAACGTCGAGAACGGCCACGGAAACGACATCTACGACGAAGAAGGTGTCCCGGTGAGGAAGGTCGAAATCCTGAAGGATGGAATTTTCAACGAGCCCCTCGTGGACAGGGAGAGGGCTTATGGGCTCGGGGTTTCCCCGAACGGCCACGCAAGGGCCGAGAGCTACGCCTTCGAGCCGATGGTGAGGATGAGAAACACCTACTTCGAGCCCGGGGATTACACTTTCGAGGAGCTCCTGGCTGAGGTGAGACGTGGCTACTACCTCGTCCGCCCCGGACCGGGACAGACAGGATTGGACTCGTCTTTCACCGTTGGCGTTATGGAGGGCTACGTTATTGAAAACGGCGAAATTGGGGAGCCAATATTCAACGCCACAGCCAGCGGAAGGGCTCTGGATGCGCTCCCGGGGATCCGGGGCCTCGGTAAGGAGCTCGACTTCGAGAACACCTACTGCGGAAGGGGCCAGGTGGTTAGGGTGAGCATGGGAGGGCCCCATGTCCTTTTCGAGAGGGGAATAAGGGTGGTGTGA
- a CDS encoding M67 family metallopeptidase, with translation MGLIIRQDDLKTVIKMAERSTVEVCGFLFGRREGGNFIVEEVRFVPNRLNSPTAFEMEPVEMVRAIDEAGERGLEVIGIFHSHLKCPPRPSGRDLKGMRLWPVVWLIVDEKGNYGAYVLEGNKIREVRIVEKE, from the coding sequence ATGGGACTGATAATCCGACAAGATGATTTAAAGACAGTTATCAAAATGGCAGAAAGGAGCACCGTCGAGGTATGCGGCTTCCTCTTCGGAAGGAGGGAGGGTGGAAACTTCATCGTCGAAGAGGTTCGCTTCGTTCCCAACAGGCTGAACTCCCCAACAGCATTTGAGATGGAGCCGGTCGAGATGGTAAGGGCAATCGACGAGGCCGGGGAGAGGGGACTTGAGGTTATCGGCATCTTCCATTCCCACCTGAAGTGCCCGCCGAGACCGAGTGGCAGGGACTTGAAAGGCATGAGACTCTGGCCGGTCGTCTGGCTGATAGTTGACGAGAAAGGAAACTACGGGGCGTATGTGCTGGAAGGGAACAAAATCCGAGAGGTAAGGATTGTAGAAAAAGAATAA
- a CDS encoding protein-tyrosine phosphatase family protein, whose amino-acid sequence MWRPARFVDDNVAFSRMPARSEIGEVAETFDAVVVLVEEFELPYSLDEWRKRGVEVLHSPVRDFSAPDLGQLLEILRWIEARVAGGKKVLIHCMGGLGRSGTVAVAWLMYSKGLPLREALRRVRSLRPGVVEVEEQMGVLKELERLLRSR is encoded by the coding sequence ATGTGGCGCCCGGCCAGATTCGTCGACGATAACGTTGCATTCTCGCGGATGCCGGCGAGGAGTGAGATAGGCGAAGTTGCCGAAACCTTCGATGCGGTGGTGGTTCTCGTTGAGGAGTTTGAGCTCCCCTACAGCCTAGACGAATGGAGGAAGAGGGGCGTTGAGGTTCTCCACAGTCCCGTTCGGGATTTCTCGGCCCCTGACCTGGGGCAACTCCTCGAAATCCTCCGCTGGATTGAGGCGAGGGTTGCGGGGGGCAAAAAGGTCCTGATCCACTGCATGGGAGGTCTCGGGAGGAGTGGGACGGTTGCCGTTGCATGGCTCATGTACTCGAAGGGCCTCCCCCTGCGCGAGGCCCTGAGAAGGGTTCGCTCCCTGAGGCCCGGTGTGGTTGAGGTGGAGGAGCAGATGGGAGTTTTAAAAGAACTTGAAAGGCTCCTCAGAAGCCGTTGA